The Methylophilus sp. TWE2 region TGAGCCAAGGCATAATGGATGAGTGCAGCATTATTGGGCACCTCCATTTTTTTGAGTATTTTCGAGCGGAAGACACTCACCGAGCCTGGGGCAATTGCCAATTCTAAGGCAATGGCGTTGACAGCCTGGCCTTTGATCAGTTTGAAGAACACCTGCAGCTCGCGTAATGACAGCCGCTCATGCACCATGGGATGCCTGTTGCTTAATGTTTCCTGCTCGGGTAACAAATAAGGACGGCCATGCGCAATGGTTTTAATGGCTGCCTGGACTTGATGGCTGCTTGCCGTGTAGGGCAGGTAGCCCGCACATCCCAGGCGGATAAAGTGAGCCATGCGATCCATGTGGTCACTGCCGTTGATCACCAGAATGGCAAGTTCGGGCGCCCGTTGCTTGAGATCGCAAAACGTTTCCAGCCCATTTTTTTCCGGGGCTGACACATCCAGGATCACCAGGTCATAGCGTTGTTTGCGTATATTCGCAATGGCTTCACCGACGCTGCCCACTTCATCGGCCAGGTGCAGGCTGGGATCGGCATTCACCAGTTCCCGCAACGCACAATGGCTAAGTGCATGGCCGTAAACCAACAATATGTTTTTCATGACATTCTCATCTTCCAGTGATGTACTTCATCAGAAATTATCTTTGTTGTAATAATCGCAGCATGCTTTGCTCTGCGGGACTCAATGCAGGCCAGCCATCCTCGCTCTGTTGTCCCGGCATGTTCCATTCGCGGCCAGCCAGATAGCTGTCAATAATGTAAGGATGCACATAACTGTTGCGACAAATGGCCGGTGTGTTGCCCAGTTTGGAGGCTGCTAGCCGGATAGCCTCCACCACGTTCTTCTTGCCCTCGGTTTCATTGCTGCAAGGCGGGCATTCACTCAAGGCCTGTAACACATGCAAGCTGCCAAACCAGGTGCGGAAATCCTTGGCCGTGATGTCGTCGCCTGTCACCTGTCGCAAATAATCGTTCACATCTGTAGAGCTGATTGCATGCTGTTCACCATGCTCATCCACATATTGGAATAATGCTTGGCCGGGTAGCTCACGCAAGTGGCGCAACATGCGTGCCAGGCGCCGGTCATGCAGGCGTATGCGATGCATTACCCCGCTCTTGCCACGGAAACGAAACCGTACCTCACTAGACTCGATCACCACGTGACGGTGACGCAAGGTGGTCAGGCCAAATGACTGGTTGCTCTTTGCGTAGGCGTCATTGCCTACCCGGATCAAGGTGTTTTCCAGCAGGTACACCATCATGGCCAAGACCTTTTGCCTGCCAAGGCCGGGGGCTTTCAAATCTTTATCCACTTGCTGGCGGATGAGGGGCAGTTGTGCGCCAAAAGCGAGCATGTGCTCGTATTTTCTGGCCTCACGTAATACCCGCCATTGGGCATGGTAAAGATACTGTTTGCGGCCTTTGGCATCGCGACCGGTGGCCTGGAGATGCCCATGCGGATGCGGGCATATCCAGACCGATTGCCAGGCCGGTGGAATCTTCAGGCCAGCAATCCTTGCCAGATGCAGTTCACACTGAATGCATTGGCCATCTTCATCCAGGTACCTGAACTTGCCCCTCACCCGCTTGCGACTGAATCCCGGGGTGCCGTTTTCCTGGATGTAGTGCAGCTTGTGCGGATGAATGGTGGCTACCCGCTCAGTTTTCTGTGATGTCGATGTCAGTGTGTTCGGCTTCGCCAAGGGTTTGCCGTTCCAGCGCTTGTTGTGCTGTCTTGCGGCTGTTATTGTTGCCTTTGACATTCCAGATCACATTGCCTACATCATCTGCCACTAACAAATGGCCTTTTTTATCCACCAGCACGCCGACCGGACGTCCTTGTGCCTGACCATCCGCATTGAGGAACTCGGTCAGAACGTCAATCGGCTGGCCCGCCGGTTTGCCCTCTTCAAACGGCACAAAAATCACCTTGTAGCCGCTATAGGGACGGCGGTTCCAGGAGCCGTGCTGGCCGACAAACATGCCATTCTTGAATTGTTCCGGCAACTGGTTGCCCTTGGCGGGTGTCAGGCCCAGGGAAGCAGTGTGCGATCCCAGGGCATAATCCGGTTTGACCGCCTTGGCGACCAGTTCGGGTTTCTGCGGCTGAATACGGTCATCCACATGCTGGCCGTAATAGCTGTAAGGCCATCCGTAGAAGCCCCCTTGCGTCACAGAGGTCATATAATCAGGCACCAGGTCGCTACCCAGTTCATCGCGCTCATTCACCACGACCCATAACGCGCCACTGTCTGGCTCCCAGGCCATGCCATTAGGATTGCGCAGCCCTGACGCATAAATGTTGTGCTGGCCGGAGTTGGGGTCCACTTCCCAGATGGCAGCCCGTTCTTTTTCAATCTCCATGCCGTTTTCGCCCACATTGCTGTTGGAGCCGACCGTGACATAGATTTTGCTGCCATCCTGCTTGGGCAGGATATTCTTGGTCCAGTGATGATTGCGCTCAGCAGGCAGATCTGTCACTTTGATCGGGGCCGCCTTGATTTCTGTTTGCCCTTCCTCATAAGGAAACTTCACCAGCGAATCGGCATTGGCAACATAGAAAGTATCGCCAACCAGTGCCATGCCAAACGGGGAATGCAGATTCTCGATAAAGATATGACGCTCATCGGCGACGCCGTCGCCATCGTTATCGCGCAACAGGAGGATACGATTCATGCTCTCTGCCTTGGCACCGCCGTCTTTCATAAACTTGCTGGCAATCCAGCTCTTGAGCTCGAATCCCTCACTTTTTTCATGATGGTTGGTTTCCGCGACCAGGATGTCGCCATTAGGGAGCTCATACAACCAGCGTGGATGCTTGAGGTCACTGGCAAAGGCAACGACATTGGTGCCTGGCGGCGAGGTGGGTTTCTTGCCTTCTGGCCAACCTACTGCCTCAGCTACGTGTATCGTCGGGAACCAGCTTTTATTGTAGGCAGATAAATCGGGGTCTGGTCCATAGCCGGCACTTTCAGGTAATTTTGCCGGTTGCGAACAACCAGTCAAGACGATGATGCACGCAGAAGCAATCAAAGAAAGGGGTGGGTGAGAAGGTGATTTCAATGGCATCATTCGCTCCTTGTCATTTTCATCGGCGTGTCGCCACAATTTGGTGGATGCCTGTCACACCCTGTTCAAACTGAATGGCACTGGCTGTCATATACAGGCGCCAGAGTCGGTAGGTCCTTTCACCGACGATGCTGGCGATGGTTTCGTGATTCGCCTCCAGTCCGGCCAGCCACTGGTGCAGGGTCATCACATAATGCCGACGTAGTCCCTCGACATTGAATACGTCAAATTTGGCTGCATCCAAGTGCTGTAGCAGATGGGGGAACGTGGTCAGTGCTCCCTGCGGATACAGCTGGCGGTTGATAAATTCGCTGGAAGCATCCTGGGTAGATTCATTGGTAATGCCATGTGTCAGGAACAACCCGCCTGGTTTAAGGGCGGCATGCACTTTGGCCAGGTAATCGGACAAAGATTGCTCGCCAATATGGTCGGCAATGCCAATGCAGGCGGCTTTGTCGTAACTACCCGTGGCTGGCAAGTCGTGGTAGCTAGCGAGTTCTATCTTGACCAGGTGTTCCAGGCCTTGCCTTTGCACTTGCTTGACCGCATAGGCATATTGGCTGGGGTTTTGGGTGATGCCATGGACAAACACGCCGTAATGTTTGGCAGCCCAGCAGGCGAGCCCACCCCAGCCGCAGCCAATATCCAGCAGCGAGTCACCGTGCTGTAAATGCAGCTTCAGGCAAATCAGGTCTAGCTGGTTGCGTTGCGCTTGTGCCAGTTCACGTGTGTTGCCTGAAAAATAAGCACATGCATGCAACATGTGCTCGTCTAGCCAGCACTGGTAAAAATCTTCGGGGACTTCGTCATAACTCAGGGCGATGGATAACGCGTCTTGTGTTGCAGGTGAGACGTTGTGGTATAGGCTACTGCCTTGCGGAAGACTGTCCTTAGGGGCATTGGAAACATCCCCATCAGTCGCCAAGGTTAATGCCCTAAAGACCAGGCCTAATTTTTCATGCAGCGGCAAGGAGAGGGATTCAAAGTGTTCACGTAATTGCATGGCGGCATGAAAGTCACCCAGAATCTGGAGCTGACCGGCAAGGTAAGCTTCTGCCAGATGTTTGGGATCAGTGAACCAGACCATATTGCGCAGTACGGATGCTTGCTCCAGACAAACGGTAAATGCTGGTGTGCCTTCGCCGATATGGAGCATGGTGCCGTTCCACAATCTCACGGCAAATGCGCCACTGTAATCCTGAAATAAACGGTTGAGAATAAAGCGGGCTTGTGTGGTATCACTGTCAGTCTGTTGTGGGGCAGTGGATTGTGAGGCTGAGTCCTCCCTTGTCCAGAATGGATCCCGTACAGTCTGGTTCAGCAAGGCCTGATCAAGAATCGTTTGATCCAGCTGCAAGGGATTCACGGGATATTGACTCATGGTGCACTCCTACTCAATAAAACAAAAGACGCAATTTTTAAAGTGGCCAGCGACATCCGCAAGGGATTCGCCAGCTTCAGAAATATATAGTCATCAATGGACTGTCTGGGACTGAAGTGTAAGAACTGACCCTGTTGTCAAACATCGGGGAGTGGCTGATTGTGTTGTCAGACCTGTCTGACAGGAGAATGGAAGCGACACCTTGAAGCGGGTGGTGTGAAGCAGACAGCGCCTTTATTGCATTTCTGACGCTTTGTTTGACACATGTCCTACAGTCAAATCAGTGCATTGCCTACGGCCTTTCTGCCAGGCCTGCCATACAATGAATTCATCAACGTGCATCACTCAGCGTGGATTGAGCCACGCACGAATTCAGTGTCACGTTTAGCTGTATGGTCAAAACTATTTCTTAAACTGAAAGGAGTAGAAGGTATGCAAAAACCGATATCTCTCTTATTAGTAATCAGTGCGTGTTATGGCATGAGTTTGAATGCAGTGGCAGCGCCCCCGGTCAACAATGCAGTGCCTCCCTGTGATGAGGCGGCACGTTCCACCAAACCATCCTGCAACATAGACTCGAATAGTGTTAACCAGCCGCCAAAAATGCCACATGAACGCGGGGTGATTGTGCCGCCAGAAGTCCCGGCAGAGGGGTTGCCCAATCAGCAGCAGCGCCAACAACAGCGCACATTGCCGGGCGATCCAGCCCCAGTGGATCCAGCCATACCGGGAAACAATTTGAGAAACTAGCCATTTTGCAAAAGGCATGAACATGCCAGCAGTGCATCGTGCAAAAGGAGTGAATATGGAAGCCGTTGAAGAAAAAATTAATCCGCCCCAGCATCAATACGTCCAGCCTGGGCGGGAATCTGATATGGAACCGCAACCGAAATATATCGAAGACGAATATGTCGGGAGCGACAAACTAAAAGGCAAGGTGGCCATTATCACTGGTGGTGATAGTGGGATTGGCCGATCGGTCGCCGTGCACTTTGCGGCCGAAGGGGCGGATGTGGCCATTGTTTACCTGGATGAACATGAGGATGCCGCAAAAACCAAGCAATTAGTGGAGTCGTATGGCACCCGCTGCCTGCTAATTCCTGGTGATGTGGCTGATGAAGGTTTTTGTGAGCAGGCAGTGCATGACACGCTGCAACAATTTGGCAAGCTGGATATTGTCATTAACAATGCGGCACAGCAGTTTCCGCAGACCAGTATTGTCGAAATCAGTCAGCGCCAGCTGGAACACACCTTCAGGACTAATATTTTCTCTATGTTTTATATGGTCAAGGCGGCGTTGCCTCACTTGCCCAACAAAAGTCATATTATTAATACCGCCTCGGTCACTGCTTACCGGGGCAGCCCGGAATTGCTTGATTATTCCGCCACCAAAGGGGCGGTGGTTTCTTTTACACGGTCCTTGTCAAAGCAGTTGGTGCATAAGGATATCTACGTCAATGCCGTGGCCCCCGGCCCGGTGTGGACGCCCTTGATTCCTGCCAGTTTTGATGAGAACAAGGTGAGCGAATTTGGTAACCAGGTGCCCTTAAAGCGGCCTGCCCAACCATGTGAGATCGCCCCGGCCTATGTGTTCCTGGCCAGTCAGGCCTCTTCTTATATGACCGGCCAGGTGATTCATCCCAACGGCGGCGAAATTATTAATGGTTGAGCCTTCCAGCTTTTAAAGCTGAGGAAAGTCACAAGGAGAATACCCATGGTAAATTTACACAAGCATCAACCCTCCAATGAGGGTGAAGCCGTGCAGATTCTGCAGGATGAGCTGGACCATCAAGCTCTGGCACCGAATCAAAACCAGATCATGCCTGACCAGTCCCACCAGAACCCGTTGCGCAACCAAGCCCGCCAGCAGGCGCAAGATCTGGAAGAACAACATCAGTCACGGCTCTGTCGATTAAAAGAGGATACCTTGGACGAAGGCGGCTTGGACCAAGAAGGATTGCATGAAGCCGAGCTGGATAAAGACGGACTGGATGAAGGGGATTTAAGGCATGTGAAGCTGGACGAAAGCAAACTGGACCCGCAGGAAAGGCAAGTAAGCAATACCCAGCGCTACGCCCCTGGGCCCGACCATGCCAGCCCTGAACAGCAGAAGCAGGATCAGCTTAACTTGGAAAAACATACGGCTAACGAACAGGTGGAGGAAGCCAATAAAATGGAACAGGCCGACAAGAATCCTCAGGTGCTGGGTAATCAGCAACATCAATCGCCGGGCAGTGCGCCGCTCAATGATGTCAAGCAACAGCAGGGTATAGATACCTTGATCGATAACACCTAGTGATAAAACTGCTAGCAGAAAAAGTCTGGTTTTTGACCAGACTTTTTTATTGCTTACTGTCCGAATAATCCTACAGCAGATTCCGCCATTGTTACATGGGCGCAAGTTTTCCTTTTATTCATAATGGGTCGCACTCAAGAACACTCAACCATTAAGGAGAATATGATGAACCATACTTTAGGATGTAGCCTGCTTTTGCTGGCATTCGGACTGACTGCGTGTGACAAACAAGCAGATACCAGCGGCCCGGCTGCGGATACTGCTGCCAGTGGCGAAGCGATCCAATTTGTCAAAACCCAAGATGGCTCACCGCTTGAAATCAAGCATGAGTTGTTTGATACCCCTGCCGCCAAAGAATTTTTAGCCACGGGTAAAAACCCTTATATCGGAAAAGAAGATGCCATCGCTGAAGGGAAAAAGATTTTTCAGCTCTATTCATGTACCCAATGCCACGGCCCGGACGCAGGTGGTCAGGTAGGGCCTGCATTGACCGGGCCGAACTATAACTATGCCAAGGATGCGACCAATAAAGGCATGTTTGAAACCGTCTGGAACGGGACTAACGGCGGCATGGGCGCCAAAGGCAAAGGTCTCATGGATCCTTCAGATCCTAACAACGGCATTAGTCCGGACGAGTTACTCAAAGTGATCGCCTGGATCCGCAGCCACAACAGTAGCCTGACAGGCAATGAGGATGCTTCGTGATTATCCTACAGTTAATTTGTAGGACGGCCGACATACAGGGGTAGTAGAGACCAGTAGCATAAAGTTAATCCTGCGATATAAGCAGGTCATTCAAATGACGATTGAGGAGACTTTATGATGAAGAAACTACTACCTATGTTGTTAGCCAGTACGCTGGTGTGTTCTGTCAATATTGCCACGGCGGCGCCACAAGATAATGCGCCACCGGCACACCAGCAAAAAAATCAGGTGCCAGACACCACCCAGAACGGTAACTACCTGGAGCAGCAGCAAGATAACAATAACGATACCAAAGGCTCTGCCAATACCCAGCAACAGAACTCCACCAATAAGCCATCCAAAGCTGGCAACATGGAGAAAAGCAAACGCTTTCATCAAAAACCGGATGAGGGTGGTACAGGTGTGAAACAGCCATAGCCATCCTTAAACACTCCCCACCCGGGGAGTGTTTGTTTCTGCTGGTAAAATGAATAGATGAGGAGAATGGAAATGACTGATCACGACTTGAATATGTGTATGGAACTCTGTAAAAAATGTGCAGATGCTTGCGAAGCTTGTGCGATTGCCTGTGAAAAGGAAGCCAATCCTATGCTCAGGACTTGTATTGAACTCGATATGGACTGCGCGGATTTTTGCCGCTTAACCGCTTCATTTATTGCGCGCCGTAGCGACTTTACGGAGTTGGTCTGCCAGGATTGCGCCGAAATTTGTACCACTTGTGCTGTGGAGTGTGAACAACATGGCTATGGGCATTGCCGTAGCTGTGCCGAGGCTTGCCGTCGTTGCGCCGAAGAGTGCCTCAAAGTGGGCGCAGCTGCCTTTGCTTAATGAAAGAGGCTCTCGAATCAGGCAGCGGATTGTTTCTGCTTCATTCTCAATACCATAAATTCGGCTGGCCGTACGACGGCCAGGCCGATCTCAATCAGTAGCAAGCCTTGCGCAATATCATTTGACGTCATGGTTTTTCCCAAGCCGACATGAATAAAAAAAGCGTGCTCAGGTTTGCTGCCTTGCAAGGCGCCTTGCCGCCAAAGCAAGTTTAAAAAGTTTTCTATCATGGCTTGGGCACGCATCCAGGTATTGACGTCATTAGGTTCAAATACCAGTGCCTGCAAGCCCTTGCAGGCTGAGGCTTCTATCCAGCGGCAAAATCGCCGCACACTGATATAGCGCCACTCGTTATCATTGCCTGCTAGCGTCCTTGCCCCCCATACTCGCGTGCCTTTGCCCTGAAATATGCGGATCAGATTGATGGATTTACCGCTGTTAACATCCACATTGTACTCAGCCTGTTGCTGGTCATTGAAGTTAAACACAGGATGACTCACCTGTTGTAGCGATTCATTGGCAGGCGCTTTCCAAATGCCGCGCGCCTGGTCAGTGAAAGCATACACTCCGGCCACGGTCCCACAGGCTGGGAGGGTATTTAAGGCGGTATTGGCTGCATCTATCCATTGCCTGGCCTGTGCGTGCAAGGCATACAGTTGCTCATTTAACAGCGCGCATTTGGCGCTTGTCTCTGGAGAATTCTCTACCTCACGAATTTGCACAATCAAGGCCCGCATGCTTTCATCCTGGGCCAGGCTTTCAGCAGTGACAATGGAGCCCTCCAGTTTAAACGTCAGCTGGCTCAGGAGGGTGGTTCTTGGCAAACTCGTGACCAGCCAAGGGCCATATGCGGCACCATTGTTGAGATAATCGCTGCCCACGCGTTGTTTAAAGCGGGTGGCTTCTTGCGCGAAGTCCACTGTATTCTGGCAGTGACCCAGGTCAAAGATGGCAAAACGATTGGGCGATTGTGCACACTGCGCGAGTACCTTTGCCTCCAGCGTATGCGGCTCAGGGCAAAGCGTCAGGTCGGGCATGGCGATGAGTGTGGGGGCGGGAAGGGGGGCGATGGCACTCAAACCATATGCCAAGCTTTCGCTAGAGACCGCATTGCTGTAGTCGCCAACTGAAACGATCATGCATTGAGTGCCTCCATTGGCAAAAAATAGCCGCACGCTGTCGTAAAGATAAAAGGGCTGGTCTATCGTGGTGTTGGAGATATGCTGTGCCGCATCGAGCCATAGCGTGACTGTGCTGGCAGGCCCGGCCCCAAACAAGGCCTCATACTCAAGCAAAGACGTCACCGTGGTGGGGATGCCTACTAATGGTGTGTCCTGCGTGCCGGTTTTTTCCGTATAGCCTATGAACGCGGGCAAGGAAGTTTCAAGTGACGGGATAGAGGGTGGGAAGCTGCTGACTTCCTCAATATAAACGCCAGGCGTTTTGTAATCAGGCATTGTGCTCTCCCCAGTGGCCAGCAAGCGCTGAAATGTATGATTACTACCAATGTGCATTATAGGCGGATTATCACCCGGCGAGGGAAGACGGAGGGAGGAATATGGGGGCTGAAAATGAAACTGCCCATAGGAATCGCGACGATTCCTATGGGCAAGATACACGGGCGGCAAATTTATTGCGCAACCACAATATCGTCTTTTACGGCAGTCACACCTTTCACTTGTTTGGTCAACTGCACCGCTTTATCTGCTTCAGCACGTGACTTGGCATGGCCTGTCAATTGCACCAGGCCATTGCTGTCGGTTTCCACTGAAATGTCTGTTGCGCTCACTGCTTTGTCTTTGGCAAATGCCGCTTTTACTTTGGCAGTGATCACGGAGTCTTCCACTTTAGTCCCAATGGAGTCGCCATCCGCGGCAAAGCCAGCCATTGGCATTAACAAAGCACTAACCAGCAACATAGATTTGAGTGTGTTTTTCATGATTCTTTCCTTGTTTGAATTTAACGAGACCTCATTATCAAAAAATCAAAAAAATCGGGGTATACATCAAACTCTGATACTGTCGTAGGAATGGGCTGACTTAAAAAAGTGAGCGTTGATTACAAACCGTTCTGCCTGTATTCTTCACTAGCTTATTCCGCCTATACTGGTCATTGAAACGTACAACATGCAGCTTCATTTTTTGTCAGCCCTTGCCATTTTTATTAGTGGATATGCCCCACTCGGCTTGATTCTGGTGGTCAAGGATCTCAATGAAAATACGGCCTGGTTTGAACATCCAGCCAGGGCTGCTGCGATTGCGGTATTGTTTGTCGTCTGCGCGCTAATTACATTAAGTGCGGCGAGAAATATCAAGCAGGGTGTGCCGGTCAAAATCAATCGGGTGTCCAATAAATCTGCCGATATGTTTACCTACACCATTCCTTACATGATGTCGTTTTATAAATTTGACCTTGGCGACTGGAAGCTGCTGGTCTGCCTGTTTATTTTCCTGGCACTGTTGTTCGTTTTGTCTTACCGCACGCAAAATGTATTTGTAAACCCGGTGCTGGCACTGGCAGGGTATGGATTATATGATTGCCAGTTCAAAGAAGGGGCGCAGGAAAAGCAGGGCCTATTATTGTCCAAAGAGCATTTTCAGGTGGGCGACTATTGCGCGATCAAACGGCTTTCAAACTTGATGTATTTTGTCACACAGGTAGAAAAGAAAGGAAATGACAGTGACGACTAGTGCCAATCAAAGCTTGCAGACACTACGCGGCACTGATTTCAAACATTGGCTGACCACGTTTTGGCTGGTGAAAAGGAAATTGAGCCAGCAACAGGCCAAATACTCGGTATTTAAAGTCGATACGGATGCCAGGCTGGAGCAGAAACTCAAGCATGCCGTCACCGCTAAAATAAGCGATCAAGGCTATCAGCTGGATGCCTATGACTTTCTGACCGCTGACCAGGATAATGGCTTATTGACCATAGAGTCCGCTGCCACCGATGTCACCTTGATCCAGGCCGAGATCGATAAAGGCACCGCCAATCCCAAAGTGGAGAAATATGAGGATTTGCTCGATTCCTGGGCCATGGTCATCAAGCTGGAGCACCAGGATAAAGCCTTGTATGCCTACCGTAAAATCCATAAATTCACCAACCCTGCCAAACTGGCGCATGTTTCTTTCCTGCAGTTTAAGGACCAGGAACTCAAGGACCTGGATCAGCAGGAGATTTTTACGATTGATACGCAGGTCGATTTTTTCAGCTATGAAGGCACGACTTTTATCGCCAACAAGAAAGAATTCGAGAGCACGCTCAATTTCCGGGCTGGCATGGAAAAAAACCGCGATGTGGTACTACAGGAATTTGTGGACCTGAACATATTCAGCGATGCCAGTTTGCTCAAAGAGCATATAGGCACCAATTTAAATTACCTGCGCAAAGTCTCCTCTATCCAGAAAAGCGGCTATTACAAAGATGCCAAATTTCTTGAGGAACTGGTCAAAGTCAATGCGCAAAAAGGCTGGGGCCTGGTCATAGAAAACGGGGCGATTGTCATCAACGAAGCGTCTATCGATCTCGTCCTCACCTTACTCAATAACGGCCGCCTGGAGTCACCCATCAACCATGAAATGTTTGATGCGCCAGTCAAGAAAAAAGTCACCTAGTCACCAATTCCTGGTTTTAAAACATGCAATTACATTACCAAACACTGGGCCAAGGCCAGCCGCTCGTCCTGTTGCACGGTTTATTTGGCTCTGCTGATAACTGGGGAAGTATCGCCAAACACTTTGCGCAGCACTACCAGGTGATCAGTGTTGATCTACGCAACCATGGCCGCTCCCCGCACAGCGACTCGCAAACGTACCCTGAAATGGCAGATGACTTGTCAGCGTTATGTGACGCATTAGGGTTAGCGCAAATTCATTTGCTCGGCCATTCTCTCGGTGGCAAAGTTGCCATGCAATTTGCCACGCAATATCCCAAAAAAGTCAGCAAGTTGATTGTCGTGGATATGGCGATGCGTGCTTATCGAGACAGATATACGCAGCTCATGGATCACATGCTGGCCGTCAATCTTAGCCTAATGGCATCACGTAATGAGGTAGATAAGGCCTTAGCAGATACTATCCCTAATGTGAGGGTGCGGCAGTTTTTACTGACCAACCTGGTCAACAACGAAGGGCAGTTGCAATGGCGGATTAATTTGCCGGCGCTTAAAGCGAATTACGCAACATTGATCGCGGCGGTGAACGTGCACTTTGACCAACCTAGCCTGTTTATTCGTGGGGAACGCAGTGATTATGTGAATGATCGTGACATCACCGAACTGCAACAGCATTTCTCCCAGGCACAGTTTGTGACCTTGCCCACGGATCATTGGGTGCATGCAGAGCAGCCGCAATTGTTTATACAAACGGTAGAAGAATATTTACGCTGAGTGCCGACGATTAAACTGCTTAGCGTGTGAATAAGCGGGTCCGAAAGCTTTTTGTAGTGCGGGCAATATGATGGTTTAAATGCTCTACCATGGTTTTTTCAGAGCCTGCTGCTGCCATATGGCTGATTTCATGAGTCGTTTCATCAAGCTTGTCTGCCAGCGAATTCGCAATCTGCTCCGCAATTTTGAGCACATACTGGGGTTTAAATCCCAGTTGCCTGGCCATGTTGACTATATGTTCCTTTTCTATGCTCGATGGTGTGCTTTCACCGCCAATGCTAAAGGCGAACCTGCGTGAGAGGCCTGTGTATATTGAGGTGGATAACAAGTCATAAAATGGCGTCAACCTGGTGCCATGTTGTGGCAAAAGGTAAATTGAGAGATTTTTTGCATGGCTATCGTTATTGCCAACATACAGGTTAAAAAATACCCATTGTATAAATCGTTTGGTATCTGCTGCAACCACGCCACTTTGGCCGATCAACTCGCGACATCTGGCTAATGTTGGTCCACCATCTGCTTCATATTTGATGGTGGATGGCTTGCCATCCAGCTGGCAGAGATCAAGCTGGTGTAGTCTTTTAATTTGTCCGTCGTGACTTGTTATCCGGTCATATCTTTTAATCACACATGCTTTTGCTGTTGGCTGGTAGCTCACCTCGGCTACCCCCAACCCTAGCGTGGCGGCTAATCTCATCACCATGGTTTCATTGATAGCAGACGCCCACACGCCGTCTATTCCCTGAATATCCGGTTTAACGATATAGGTAGAAGGTGAGCTTTCTAATGGTAATAGCGGATTCCCCGCCGCATCCATACAAATGCTGAGTTTTCTCTGGGCGCCTGCTAACGAGATCCTGAGCCCGGTTTCTTCTTGAAGATGGCGGATCACACCTGGTTTTTGTGTGAATTGATCTGCAATGTCTTGCCAGGTAATGGCTTGATAAGATGGCGGCTTGGGGGTCTCACCTTCGGGTAATATTGTCAGGTCACTGGCGGTATCGCCACCGGTGGCATTCAGCAAACCAAAGGTGCTTGTGACCTGAAATTTGAATTTTAATAGCTCCCGGATGCCAGCTTCTGGCAGCAGGTTCTCAAAGTAAGATTCCACCGCCATCCCAGTATGCTCTGCTTGAGTCACACTAATA contains the following coding sequences:
- a CDS encoding four-helix bundle copper-binding protein; its protein translation is MTDHDLNMCMELCKKCADACEACAIACEKEANPMLRTCIELDMDCADFCRLTASFIARRSDFTELVCQDCAEICTTCAVECEQHGYGHCRSCAEACRRCAEECLKVGAAAFA
- a CDS encoding phage tail sheath C-terminal domain-containing protein; the protein is MPDYKTPGVYIEEVSSFPPSIPSLETSLPAFIGYTEKTGTQDTPLVGIPTTVTSLLEYEALFGAGPASTVTLWLDAAQHISNTTIDQPFYLYDSVRLFFANGGTQCMIVSVGDYSNAVSSESLAYGLSAIAPLPAPTLIAMPDLTLCPEPHTLEAKVLAQCAQSPNRFAIFDLGHCQNTVDFAQEATRFKQRVGSDYLNNGAAYGPWLVTSLPRTTLLSQLTFKLEGSIVTAESLAQDESMRALIVQIREVENSPETSAKCALLNEQLYALHAQARQWIDAANTALNTLPACGTVAGVYAFTDQARGIWKAPANESLQQVSHPVFNFNDQQQAEYNVDVNSGKSINLIRIFQGKGTRVWGARTLAGNDNEWRYISVRRFCRWIEASACKGLQALVFEPNDVNTWMRAQAMIENFLNLLWRQGALQGSKPEHAFFIHVGLGKTMTSNDIAQGLLLIEIGLAVVRPAEFMVLRMKQKQSAA
- a CDS encoding BON domain-containing protein encodes the protein MKNTLKSMLLVSALLMPMAGFAADGDSIGTKVEDSVITAKVKAAFAKDKAVSATDISVETDSNGLVQLTGHAKSRAEADKAVQLTKQVKGVTAVKDDIVVAQ
- a CDS encoding Kiwa anti-phage protein KwaB-like domain-containing protein, translating into MTVTTSANQSLQTLRGTDFKHWLTTFWLVKRKLSQQQAKYSVFKVDTDARLEQKLKHAVTAKISDQGYQLDAYDFLTADQDNGLLTIESAATDVTLIQAEIDKGTANPKVEKYEDLLDSWAMVIKLEHQDKALYAYRKIHKFTNPAKLAHVSFLQFKDQELKDLDQQEIFTIDTQVDFFSYEGTTFIANKKEFESTLNFRAGMEKNRDVVLQEFVDLNIFSDASLLKEHIGTNLNYLRKVSSIQKSGYYKDAKFLEELVKVNAQKGWGLVIENGAIVINEASIDLVLTLLNNGRLESPINHEMFDAPVKKKVT
- a CDS encoding alpha/beta fold hydrolase; amino-acid sequence: MQLHYQTLGQGQPLVLLHGLFGSADNWGSIAKHFAQHYQVISVDLRNHGRSPHSDSQTYPEMADDLSALCDALGLAQIHLLGHSLGGKVAMQFATQYPKKVSKLIVVDMAMRAYRDRYTQLMDHMLAVNLSLMASRNEVDKALADTIPNVRVRQFLLTNLVNNEGQLQWRINLPALKANYATLIAAVNVHFDQPSLFIRGERSDYVNDRDITELQQHFSQAQFVTLPTDHWVHAEQPQLFIQTVEEYLR
- a CDS encoding type II toxin-antitoxin system HipA family toxin, which encodes MAVKKLAVYRDHTLVGTLLDEVPLKFIYDAAWRERESGSISPHISVTQAEHTGMAVESYFENLLPEAGIRELLKFKFQVTSTFGLLNATGGDTASDLTILPEGETPKPPSYQAITWQDIADQFTQKPGVIRHLQEETGLRISLAGAQRKLSICMDAAGNPLLPLESSPSTYIVKPDIQGIDGVWASAINETMVMRLAATLGLGVAEVSYQPTAKACVIKRYDRITSHDGQIKRLHQLDLCQLDGKPSTIKYEADGGPTLARCRELIGQSGVVAADTKRFIQWVFFNLYVGNNDSHAKNLSIYLLPQHGTRLTPFYDLLSTSIYTGLSRRFAFSIGGESTPSSIEKEHIVNMARQLGFKPQYVLKIAEQIANSLADKLDETTHEISHMAAAGSEKTMVEHLNHHIARTTKSFRTRLFTR